The Ziziphus jujuba cultivar Dongzao chromosome 7, ASM3175591v1 genome includes a region encoding these proteins:
- the LOC107424821 gene encoding histone-lysine N-methyltransferase SUVR5 isoform X2 — MEVLPCSGVQYVGESDCPQQSSGKDFVYDGESNCIENGKQTQLAENKADDGLLNMEIPQLEREGGAEVTVDGLPSTEGNCNGASHDSQVEGQRLSCGSHGYEDDDASAQNYCTESSLASENCHLIVDTIESELPNNNRDGESSLIEPTWLEGDESVALWVKWRGKWQAGIRCARADWPLSTLKAKPTHDRKKYFVIFFPHTRNYSWADTLLVRSINEYPQPIAYKTHKIGLKMVKDLTVARRFIMQKLAVGMLNIVDQFHTEALVESARDVLVWKEFAMEASRCNGYSDLGRMLLKLQSMILQRYINCDWLKNSYQSWVQHCQSAHSAESIEMLKEELYDSILWNEVHSLRDAPVQPTLGSEWKTWKHEVMKWFSTSNPMTNGGESQQQSNDSPLTASPQVSRKRPKLEVRRAETHASQVESRGSDQSVTLEIDSGFFNNVDIVHTSKLASEPHKEEDFKEVAAPTKLPGDMADKWNGIVVEDQNAGFNQSKDIELTPVNEVTARPLDSGNKNRQCIAYIESKGRQCVRWANDGDVYCCVHLSSRFIGNSARAEGILSNDTPMCEGTTVLGTRCKHRSLHGSSFCKKHRPKNETKKISNFSENTPKRKYEEDAPSLETSNCKEIVLVGDIGSPLQVDPLAVVEGDTHGRSSLVEHTATDCNSSEPLHCIGSCLPENNNPCLESPKRHSLYCEKHLPSWLKRARNGKSRIVSKEVFVDLLRDCHSQEQKCHLHQACELFYRLFKSILSLRNPVPKEVQFQWALSEASKNFNVGEFFMKLVCSEKERLRRIWGFSADEDTQISSVMEEPALLPLVVDGSHDDEKAIKCKICSEEFLDDQALGNHWMDNHKKEAQWLFRGYACAICLDSFTNKKVLETHVQERHHVQFVEQCMLLQCIPCGSHFGNTEELWLHVVSAHPVDFRLSKATQQALSTGDESPPKLELYNSASLDNNSENTNGFRKFICRFCGLKFDLLPDLGRHHQAAHMGAGLVSSRPPKRGIRYYAYRLKSGRLSRPRFKKSLAAASLRIRNRATATIKKRIQASKSLSTAGISMLSHVTEAENLGSLVESQCSAVAKILFSEIQKTKPRPNNLDIISTARSTCCKVSLKASLEEKYGVLPERLYLKAARLCSEHNIRVDWHQDGFICPKGCKAFKDPLLLSPLRPLPSGFLGHRSECSADPLDDKWEMDECHYIIDSHYLRPRFMHNAFVLCDDISFGQELVPVACVADDDLVDSDPHLAASCEVQNSRHSKPWESFTYVTKPLLDQSLALDTESLQLGCACPQLRCCPETCDHVYLFDNDYEDAKDIFGKPMRGRFPYDDKGRIILEEGYLVYECNDRCSCSKNCPNRVLQNGVRVKLEIYRTEKKGWAVRAGEAILRGTFVCEYIGEVLDEQEANKRRKRYGTEGCSYLYEIDAHINDMSRLIEGQARYVIDATKYGNVSRFINHSCSPNLENHQVLVESMDFQHAHIGLYANRDIALGEELTYDYRYELLPGEGYPCHCEASTCRGRLY; from the exons ATGGAAGTGCTTCCTTGTTCTGGTGTTCAGTATGTTGGAGAATCAGATTGCCCTCAGCAGAGTTCAGGGAAAGATTTTGTTTATGATGGAGAATCTAACTGTATCGAAAATGGAAAACAAACTCAATTGGCAGAAAATAAAGCAGATGATGGATTGCTAAATATGGAAATACCTCAATTAGAAAGAGAAGGTGGAGCTGAAGTGACAGTTGATGGATTGCCATCTACAGAAGGAAACTGCAATGGAGCTTCTCATGATAGTCAGGTGGAGGGCCAAAGGTTATCTTGTGGGTCACATGGATACGAAGATGATGATGCAAGTGCACAGAATTACTGCACAGAATCTTCATTAGCCTCTGAGAACTGTCATCTTATTGTAGATACCATTGAAAGTGAATTGCCAAACAACAATAGGGATGGAGAGTCATCTCTCATAGAGCCCACATGGCTAGAAGGTGATGAATCTGTGGCGCTGTGGGTCAAG TGGAGAGGGAAGTGGCAGGCAGGGATCAGATGTGCAAGGGCTGACTGGCCATTATCAACTTTGAAAGCAAAACCAACTCATGACAGGAAGAagtattttgttatattttttccaCACACAAGGAATTATTCTTGGGCAGATACGCTACTTGTTCGATCAATCAATGAATATCCGCAGCCTATTGCatataaaacacataaaatTGGTCTTAAAATGGTAAAAGATTTGACAGTGGCAAGGCGATTTATTATGCAAAAGCTAGCTGTTGGTATGCTGAATATTGTTGACCAATTTCATACTGAG GCTTTGGTAGAGAGTGCTCGTGATGTGTTGGTCTGGAAGGAGTTTGCAATGGAGGCTTCTCGCTGTAATGGTTATTCTGATCTTGGAAGGATGCTTCTGAAGCTTCAGAGT ATGATATTACAACGCTATATAAATTGTGACTGGCTAAAGAATTCATATCAGTCTTGGGTACAACATTGTCAGAGTGCACATAGTGCTGAGTCCATTGAAATGCTGAAGGAG GAGTTATATGATTCGATTCTCTGGAATGAAGTCCACTCTCTCAGAGATGCACCTGTCCAGCCCACATTGGGTTCTGAGTGGAAAACCTGGAAACATGAAGTTATGAAGTGGTTTTCAACCTCAAATCCCATGACCAATGGTGGAGAATCACAGCAACAGAGTAATGATAGTCCATTAACTGCAAGTCCCCAAGTTAGCAGGAAAAGGCCCAAGCTTGAAGTTCGTCGTGCTGAGACACATGCTTCCCAGGTGGAAAGTAGGGGTTCAGATCAATCTGTAACCCTTGAAATTGATTCTGGATTTTTTAATAATGTAGACATTGTACATACTAGTAAATTAGCATCAGAACCTCATAAAGAGGAAGATTTTAAAGAGGTGGCGGCACCAACGAAGTTGCCTGGTGATATGGCTGATAAATGGAATGGAATTGTAGTTGAAGATCAAAATGCTGGGTTCAACCAAAGTAAAGATATTGAATTGACACCTGTCAATGAAGTGACTGCTAGACCTTTGGATTCAGGAAATAAGAATCGGCAGTGTATTGCTTATATTGAATCTAAGGGAAGGCAATGTGTCAGGTGGGCTAACGATGGTGATGTTTACTGTTGTGTGCATTTATCCTCCCGTTTCATAGGCAACTCTGCAAGAGCCGAAGGGATTCTCTCTAATGACACACCTATGTGTGAAGGGACAACTGTTCTTGGTACTAGATGTAAGCATCGATCTCTACATGGATCCTCATTTTGTAAGAAACACAGGCCCAAGAATGAAACtaagaaaatatcaaatttttcagAGAATACGCCTAAGAGAAAGTATGAAGAGGATGCTCCTAGTTTAGAAACCTCAAATTGCAAAGAGATTGTGTTAGTGGGAGATATAGGAAGCCCACTCCAAGTGGATCCTCTTGCAGTCGTGGAAGGTGATACCCATGGAAGAAGCAGCTTAGTTGAGCATACTGCTACAGATTGTAATAGCTCAGAGCCCCTGCACTGCATAGGCTCCTGCTTACCTGAAAACAACAATCCTTGTCTGGAAAGTCCAAAGCGTCATTCTTTATACTGTGAAAAGCACTTACCAAGCTGGCTTAAACGTGCAAGGAATGGCAAGAGTAGGATAGTATCAAAAGAAGTGTTTGTAGATCTTCTGAGGGACTGCCACTCACAGGAGCAAAAGTGTCATTTACATCAGGCATGTGAGCTTTTCTACAGGCtctttaaaagtattttatcCTTAAGAAACCCAGTACCTAAGGAAGTTCAATTTCAGTGGGCTCTATCTGAAGCTTCCAAAAATTTTAATGTTGGAGAGTTCTTTATGAAGTTAGTTTGCAGCGAAAAGGAGAGACTCAGAAGGATCTGGGGCTTCAGTGCAGATGAAGACACACAAATTTCCTCTGTCATGGAAGAACCAGCTTTGTTGCCATTGGTGGTTGATGGTAGCCATGATGATGAAAAAGCAATTAAGTGCAAAATTTGCTCAGAGGAGTTTTTGGATGACCAAGCACTTGGCAACCACTGGATGGACAATCATAAAAAGGAAGCACAATGGCTATTTAGAGGTTATGCCTGTGCAATCTGTCTTGATTCTTTTACTAATAAGAAAGTACTTGAAACTCATGTACAGGAGAGACATCATGTGCAATTTGTTGAACAGTGTATGCTTCTTCAGTGTATTCCTTGTGGCAGCCATTTTGGGAATACTGAAGAATTATGGTTGCATGTGGTCTCAGCACATCCTGTTGATTTCAGGCTTTCAAAGGCAACTCAACAGGCTCTGTCTACTGGTGATGAATCTCCTCCAAAGCTTGAGCTGTACAATTCAGCTTCTCTGGATAATAACTCTGAGAATACAAATGGTTTCCGAAAGTTTATTTGCAGGTTTTGTGGGTTGAAGTTCGATTTACTTCCTGATCTTGGTCGACACCATCAAGCTGCTCATATGGGAGCAGGCTTGGTCAGTTCTCGACCTCCAAAGAGGGGGATACGGTATTATGCTTATAGATTAAAATCTGGGAGGCTTAGCCGTCCTAGATTTAAAAAAAGTCTGGCAGCTGCATCATTAAGGATCAGGAACAGGGCAACTGCTACTATTAAAAAACGAATCCAAGCATCAAAGTCACTTAGCACTGCGGGGATAAGCATGCTTTCTCATGTAACTGAGGCAGAAAATCTTGGTAGCTTGGTGGAATCTCAATGCTCAGCTGTGGCAAAGATTTTGTTCTCTGAGATACAGAAAACAAAACCTCGGCCAAACAACCTTGATATTATATCTACTGCACGCTCCACCTGCTGCAAAGTCAGTCTTAAAGCCTCACTAGAGGAAAAATATGGAGTATTGCCAGAGCGTTTGTATCTGAAGGCAGCCAGGCTCTGCAGTGAGCATAACATCCGAGTAGATTGGCACCAAGATGGGTTCATTTGTCCTAAAGGATGCAAGGCATTCAAGGATCCACTTTTGTTGTCTCCCTTGAGACCTCTTCCAAGTGGTTTTCTGGGCCATAGATCTGAATGTTCAGCAGATCCTCTGGATGACAAGTGGGAGATGGATGAGTGCCACTATATCATTGATTCACACTACTTGAGACCAAGATTCATGCATAATGCCTTTGTACTGTGTGATGATATAAGCTTTGGACAGGAATTGGTTCCAGTGGCGTGTGTAGCAGATGATGATCTTGTGGATTCTGATCCCCACCTTGCAGCTAGTTGTGAGGTTCAAAATTCTAGACATTCCAAGCCTTGGGAGAGTTTTACCTATGTTACAAAACCGTTGCTTGATCAATCCCTTGCTCTTGATACAGAG AGTTTGCAGTTGGGTTGTGCCTGTCCACAGCTAAGGTGCTGTCCTGAAACATGTGATCATGTATACCTTTTTGATAATGACTATGAAGATGCAAAAGACATTTTTGGGAAACCCATGCGCGGTAGGTTCCCATATGATGATAAAGGACGGATCATCTTGGAG GAAGGCTACCTTGTTTATGAGTGTAATGATAGGTGTAGCTGCAGTAAAAACTGCCCAAATAGGGTTTTGCAGAATGGAGTTAGAGTGAAACTGGAAATCTATAGAACAGAAAAAAAG GGATGGGCTGTCAGGGCAGGTGAAGCCATTCTACGGGGCACATTTGTGTGTGAGTACATTGGCGAGGTTTTAGATGAGCAGGAAGCTAACAAGAGGCGCAAAAG ATATGGCACAGAAGGTTGCAGCTATTTATATGAGATCGACGCTCATATTAACGATATGAGCAGATTGATTGAAGGACAGGCCCGATATGTAATCGATGCCACAAAGTACGGAAATGTTTCACGGTTCATCAATCATAG CTGCTCGCCGAATCTTGAGAATCACCAAGTTCTAGTGGAAAGCATGGATTTTCAGCATGCGCATATCGGTTTGTATGCAAATCGAGAT ATAGCTTTGGGAGAAGAACTAACGTACGACTATCGATATGAGCTGCTGCCTGGAGAAGGATATCCATGCCACTGTGAAGCTTCCACATGCCGTGGCCGCCTTTATTAA
- the LOC107424821 gene encoding histone-lysine N-methyltransferase SUVR5 isoform X1 — protein MEVLPCSGVQYVGESDCPQQSSGKDFVYDGESNCIENGKQTQLAENKADDGLLNMEIPQLEREGGAEVTVDGLPSTEGNCNGASHDSQVEGQRLSCGSHGYEDDDASAQNYCTESSLASENCHLIVDTIESELPNNNRDGESSLIEPTWLEGDESVALWVKWRGKWQAGIRCARADWPLSTLKAKPTHDRKKYFVIFFPHTRNYSWADTLLVRSINEYPQPIAYKTHKIGLKMVKDLTVARRFIMQKLAVGMLNIVDQFHTEALVESARDVLVWKEFAMEASRCNGYSDLGRMLLKLQSMILQRYINCDWLKNSYQSWVQHCQSAHSAESIEMLKEELYDSILWNEVHSLRDAPVQPTLGSEWKTWKHEVMKWFSTSNPMTNGGESQQQSNDSPLTASPQVSRKRPKLEVRRAETHASQVESRGSDQSVTLEIDSGFFNNVDIVHTSKLASEPHKEEDFKEVAAPTKLPGDMADKWNGIVVEDQNAGFNQSKDIELTPVNEVTARPLDSGNKNRQCIAYIESKGRQCVRWANDGDVYCCVHLSSRFIGNSARAEGILSNDTPMCEGTTVLGTRCKHRSLHGSSFCKKHRPKNETKKISNFSENTPKRKYEEDAPSLETSNCKEIVLVGDIGSPLQVDPLAVVEGDTHGRSSLVEHTATDCNSSEPLHCIGSCLPENNNPCLESPKRHSLYCEKHLPSWLKRARNGKSRIVSKEVFVDLLRDCHSQEQKCHLHQACELFYRLFKSILSLRNPVPKEVQFQWALSEASKNFNVGEFFMKLVCSEKERLRRIWGFSADEDTQISSVMEEPALLPLVVDGSHDDEKAIKCKICSEEFLDDQALGNHWMDNHKKEAQWLFRGYACAICLDSFTNKKVLETHVQERHHVQFVEQCMLLQCIPCGSHFGNTEELWLHVVSAHPVDFRLSKATQQALSTGDESPPKLELYNSASLDNNSENTNGFRKFICRFCGLKFDLLPDLGRHHQAAHMGAGLVSSRPPKRGIRYYAYRLKSGRLSRPRFKKSLAAASLRIRNRATATIKKRIQASKSLSTAGISMLSHVTEAENLGSLVESQCSAVAKILFSEIQKTKPRPNNLDIISTARSTCCKVSLKASLEEKYGVLPERLYLKAARLCSEHNIRVDWHQDGFICPKGCKAFKDPLLLSPLRPLPSGFLGHRSECSADPLDDKWEMDECHYIIDSHYLRPRFMHNAFVLCDDISFGQELVPVACVADDDLVDSDPHLAASCEVQNSRHSKPWESFTYVTKPLLDQSLALDTEQSLQLGCACPQLRCCPETCDHVYLFDNDYEDAKDIFGKPMRGRFPYDDKGRIILEEGYLVYECNDRCSCSKNCPNRVLQNGVRVKLEIYRTEKKGWAVRAGEAILRGTFVCEYIGEVLDEQEANKRRKRYGTEGCSYLYEIDAHINDMSRLIEGQARYVIDATKYGNVSRFINHSCSPNLENHQVLVESMDFQHAHIGLYANRDIALGEELTYDYRYELLPGEGYPCHCEASTCRGRLY, from the exons ATGGAAGTGCTTCCTTGTTCTGGTGTTCAGTATGTTGGAGAATCAGATTGCCCTCAGCAGAGTTCAGGGAAAGATTTTGTTTATGATGGAGAATCTAACTGTATCGAAAATGGAAAACAAACTCAATTGGCAGAAAATAAAGCAGATGATGGATTGCTAAATATGGAAATACCTCAATTAGAAAGAGAAGGTGGAGCTGAAGTGACAGTTGATGGATTGCCATCTACAGAAGGAAACTGCAATGGAGCTTCTCATGATAGTCAGGTGGAGGGCCAAAGGTTATCTTGTGGGTCACATGGATACGAAGATGATGATGCAAGTGCACAGAATTACTGCACAGAATCTTCATTAGCCTCTGAGAACTGTCATCTTATTGTAGATACCATTGAAAGTGAATTGCCAAACAACAATAGGGATGGAGAGTCATCTCTCATAGAGCCCACATGGCTAGAAGGTGATGAATCTGTGGCGCTGTGGGTCAAG TGGAGAGGGAAGTGGCAGGCAGGGATCAGATGTGCAAGGGCTGACTGGCCATTATCAACTTTGAAAGCAAAACCAACTCATGACAGGAAGAagtattttgttatattttttccaCACACAAGGAATTATTCTTGGGCAGATACGCTACTTGTTCGATCAATCAATGAATATCCGCAGCCTATTGCatataaaacacataaaatTGGTCTTAAAATGGTAAAAGATTTGACAGTGGCAAGGCGATTTATTATGCAAAAGCTAGCTGTTGGTATGCTGAATATTGTTGACCAATTTCATACTGAG GCTTTGGTAGAGAGTGCTCGTGATGTGTTGGTCTGGAAGGAGTTTGCAATGGAGGCTTCTCGCTGTAATGGTTATTCTGATCTTGGAAGGATGCTTCTGAAGCTTCAGAGT ATGATATTACAACGCTATATAAATTGTGACTGGCTAAAGAATTCATATCAGTCTTGGGTACAACATTGTCAGAGTGCACATAGTGCTGAGTCCATTGAAATGCTGAAGGAG GAGTTATATGATTCGATTCTCTGGAATGAAGTCCACTCTCTCAGAGATGCACCTGTCCAGCCCACATTGGGTTCTGAGTGGAAAACCTGGAAACATGAAGTTATGAAGTGGTTTTCAACCTCAAATCCCATGACCAATGGTGGAGAATCACAGCAACAGAGTAATGATAGTCCATTAACTGCAAGTCCCCAAGTTAGCAGGAAAAGGCCCAAGCTTGAAGTTCGTCGTGCTGAGACACATGCTTCCCAGGTGGAAAGTAGGGGTTCAGATCAATCTGTAACCCTTGAAATTGATTCTGGATTTTTTAATAATGTAGACATTGTACATACTAGTAAATTAGCATCAGAACCTCATAAAGAGGAAGATTTTAAAGAGGTGGCGGCACCAACGAAGTTGCCTGGTGATATGGCTGATAAATGGAATGGAATTGTAGTTGAAGATCAAAATGCTGGGTTCAACCAAAGTAAAGATATTGAATTGACACCTGTCAATGAAGTGACTGCTAGACCTTTGGATTCAGGAAATAAGAATCGGCAGTGTATTGCTTATATTGAATCTAAGGGAAGGCAATGTGTCAGGTGGGCTAACGATGGTGATGTTTACTGTTGTGTGCATTTATCCTCCCGTTTCATAGGCAACTCTGCAAGAGCCGAAGGGATTCTCTCTAATGACACACCTATGTGTGAAGGGACAACTGTTCTTGGTACTAGATGTAAGCATCGATCTCTACATGGATCCTCATTTTGTAAGAAACACAGGCCCAAGAATGAAACtaagaaaatatcaaatttttcagAGAATACGCCTAAGAGAAAGTATGAAGAGGATGCTCCTAGTTTAGAAACCTCAAATTGCAAAGAGATTGTGTTAGTGGGAGATATAGGAAGCCCACTCCAAGTGGATCCTCTTGCAGTCGTGGAAGGTGATACCCATGGAAGAAGCAGCTTAGTTGAGCATACTGCTACAGATTGTAATAGCTCAGAGCCCCTGCACTGCATAGGCTCCTGCTTACCTGAAAACAACAATCCTTGTCTGGAAAGTCCAAAGCGTCATTCTTTATACTGTGAAAAGCACTTACCAAGCTGGCTTAAACGTGCAAGGAATGGCAAGAGTAGGATAGTATCAAAAGAAGTGTTTGTAGATCTTCTGAGGGACTGCCACTCACAGGAGCAAAAGTGTCATTTACATCAGGCATGTGAGCTTTTCTACAGGCtctttaaaagtattttatcCTTAAGAAACCCAGTACCTAAGGAAGTTCAATTTCAGTGGGCTCTATCTGAAGCTTCCAAAAATTTTAATGTTGGAGAGTTCTTTATGAAGTTAGTTTGCAGCGAAAAGGAGAGACTCAGAAGGATCTGGGGCTTCAGTGCAGATGAAGACACACAAATTTCCTCTGTCATGGAAGAACCAGCTTTGTTGCCATTGGTGGTTGATGGTAGCCATGATGATGAAAAAGCAATTAAGTGCAAAATTTGCTCAGAGGAGTTTTTGGATGACCAAGCACTTGGCAACCACTGGATGGACAATCATAAAAAGGAAGCACAATGGCTATTTAGAGGTTATGCCTGTGCAATCTGTCTTGATTCTTTTACTAATAAGAAAGTACTTGAAACTCATGTACAGGAGAGACATCATGTGCAATTTGTTGAACAGTGTATGCTTCTTCAGTGTATTCCTTGTGGCAGCCATTTTGGGAATACTGAAGAATTATGGTTGCATGTGGTCTCAGCACATCCTGTTGATTTCAGGCTTTCAAAGGCAACTCAACAGGCTCTGTCTACTGGTGATGAATCTCCTCCAAAGCTTGAGCTGTACAATTCAGCTTCTCTGGATAATAACTCTGAGAATACAAATGGTTTCCGAAAGTTTATTTGCAGGTTTTGTGGGTTGAAGTTCGATTTACTTCCTGATCTTGGTCGACACCATCAAGCTGCTCATATGGGAGCAGGCTTGGTCAGTTCTCGACCTCCAAAGAGGGGGATACGGTATTATGCTTATAGATTAAAATCTGGGAGGCTTAGCCGTCCTAGATTTAAAAAAAGTCTGGCAGCTGCATCATTAAGGATCAGGAACAGGGCAACTGCTACTATTAAAAAACGAATCCAAGCATCAAAGTCACTTAGCACTGCGGGGATAAGCATGCTTTCTCATGTAACTGAGGCAGAAAATCTTGGTAGCTTGGTGGAATCTCAATGCTCAGCTGTGGCAAAGATTTTGTTCTCTGAGATACAGAAAACAAAACCTCGGCCAAACAACCTTGATATTATATCTACTGCACGCTCCACCTGCTGCAAAGTCAGTCTTAAAGCCTCACTAGAGGAAAAATATGGAGTATTGCCAGAGCGTTTGTATCTGAAGGCAGCCAGGCTCTGCAGTGAGCATAACATCCGAGTAGATTGGCACCAAGATGGGTTCATTTGTCCTAAAGGATGCAAGGCATTCAAGGATCCACTTTTGTTGTCTCCCTTGAGACCTCTTCCAAGTGGTTTTCTGGGCCATAGATCTGAATGTTCAGCAGATCCTCTGGATGACAAGTGGGAGATGGATGAGTGCCACTATATCATTGATTCACACTACTTGAGACCAAGATTCATGCATAATGCCTTTGTACTGTGTGATGATATAAGCTTTGGACAGGAATTGGTTCCAGTGGCGTGTGTAGCAGATGATGATCTTGTGGATTCTGATCCCCACCTTGCAGCTAGTTGTGAGGTTCAAAATTCTAGACATTCCAAGCCTTGGGAGAGTTTTACCTATGTTACAAAACCGTTGCTTGATCAATCCCTTGCTCTTGATACAGAG CAGAGTTTGCAGTTGGGTTGTGCCTGTCCACAGCTAAGGTGCTGTCCTGAAACATGTGATCATGTATACCTTTTTGATAATGACTATGAAGATGCAAAAGACATTTTTGGGAAACCCATGCGCGGTAGGTTCCCATATGATGATAAAGGACGGATCATCTTGGAG GAAGGCTACCTTGTTTATGAGTGTAATGATAGGTGTAGCTGCAGTAAAAACTGCCCAAATAGGGTTTTGCAGAATGGAGTTAGAGTGAAACTGGAAATCTATAGAACAGAAAAAAAG GGATGGGCTGTCAGGGCAGGTGAAGCCATTCTACGGGGCACATTTGTGTGTGAGTACATTGGCGAGGTTTTAGATGAGCAGGAAGCTAACAAGAGGCGCAAAAG ATATGGCACAGAAGGTTGCAGCTATTTATATGAGATCGACGCTCATATTAACGATATGAGCAGATTGATTGAAGGACAGGCCCGATATGTAATCGATGCCACAAAGTACGGAAATGTTTCACGGTTCATCAATCATAG CTGCTCGCCGAATCTTGAGAATCACCAAGTTCTAGTGGAAAGCATGGATTTTCAGCATGCGCATATCGGTTTGTATGCAAATCGAGAT ATAGCTTTGGGAGAAGAACTAACGTACGACTATCGATATGAGCTGCTGCCTGGAGAAGGATATCCATGCCACTGTGAAGCTTCCACATGCCGTGGCCGCCTTTATTAA